A section of the Malania oleifera isolate guangnan ecotype guangnan chromosome 2, ASM2987363v1, whole genome shotgun sequence genome encodes:
- the LOC131148069 gene encoding probable receptor-like protein kinase At5g59700 produces the protein MHACVGYDPADNYLIDCGSSTVTTVGDRSFLPDGLFSSFLSVSQYTLANTTAAALPTSITATVQSPLYLTAAIFNKTSTYTFPIRRRGRLWIRLYFFPFVYGNYNLSTAHFSVSAQNHLLLANFNPIANASTLKEYSINVTTDTLVITFTPSHHSLAFLSALEVVSVPDDLITDENVRGFSSWTFQGLPNQALETIARANIGTTTYLPQNDDLWRTWLAGRNFLLQGDNLATHYVTNITAVKYVAGGPTRDIAPEFVYGTAVVLNSTEDPSSNHLYITWQFILDLGYRYLLRFHFCNILAGSAELSFAVYIDSWLVTRASDFRRANASGAPFYFDVVTDPTQESLICVSITPSFVRVKDPIGILNGVEIMKLNNSLGNLSEATSDLNATKGGNVIVIVGVSIGVLIIVALVGIFFWMIRRKRKKIAPLKNLKTKTSLFVTSGNAKTTGGKHDADSTYWFPIVAIEEATNNFDETRVIGIGGFGKVYLGVLRDGTKVAVKRSNPQSKQGLAEFQTEIELLSQFRHRHLVSLIGYCDEKNEMILIYEYMENGTLKSHLYGCELPSLSWKERLEICIGSARGLHYLHTGSIKPVIHRDVKSANILLDEHLIARVADFGLSRTIPENDQTHVSTAVRGTFGYLDPEYFKRRRLTAKSDVYSFGVVLFEVLCARPVLDSSLSEEMEDLAEWVMKKQKTGQLEQIIDPNLVGKIKQDSLRKFVETAEKCLADHGADRPSMEEVLYNLEHALQLEEIVVEADSSNYIDASTNIDQFEASSRYD, from the coding sequence ATGCATGCCTGTGTTGGATATGATCCTGCAGACAATTATCTCATAGACTGTGGATCATCCACAGTCACTACGGTTGGTGATCGCTCATTCTTGCCCGACGGCTTGTTCTCATCTTTCCTCTCTGTCTCACAGTACACTCTTGCAAACACCACCGCCGCCGCCCTGCCAACATCCATCACCGCCACCGTGCAATCACCCCTCTATCTGACTGCCGCAATCTTCAACAAAACCTCAACATACACTTTCCCAATTCGCCGCAGGGGCCGACTCTGGATCCGTCTCTACTTCTTCCCTTTCGTTTATGGAAATTACAATCTGAGCACAGCCCATTTCTCTGTTTCCGCCCAAAATCACCTCCTCCTCGCCAACTTCAACCCCATTGCCAACGCTTCCACTCTCAAGGAGTACTCCATAAACGTCACGACAGATACTCTGGTCATCACCTTCACCCCTTCCCATCATTCACTCGCCTTCTTAAGCGCCCTGGAAGTTGTTTCGGTGCCCGACGATCTCATTACCGACGAGAATGTCCGCGGTTTCTCGTCGTGGACTTTTCAAGGCCTTCCGAACCAGGCCTTGGAGACCATTGCACGAGCAAACATTGGGACGACAACATACCTCCCCCAGAATGATGACCTCTGGCGAACTTGGCTTGCTGGTAGGAATTTCTTGCTTCAAGGAGATAATCTAGCCACACATTATGTGACAAACATCACTGCTGTCAAGTACGTAGCAGGTGGGCCGACCAGAGACATTGCTCCTGAATTCGTTTACGGCACCGCTGTGGTATTGAACTCCACAGAAGATCCCAGTAGTAATCATTTATACATTACATGGCAGTTCATATTGGATTTGGGGTATCGGTACCTTCTTCGATTTCACTTTTGTAATATATTGGCTGGTTCTGCAGAGCTCTCTTTCGCTGTTTATATTGATTCTTGGCTTGTTACTCGCGCCTCGGATTTCAGAAGAGCCAATGCTTCTGGTGCTCCGTTTTATTTTGATGTGGTTACTGATCCAACTCAAGAAAGTCTGATTTGTGTGAGCATAACCCCTTCATTCGTTCGAGTCAAAGATCCCATTGGCATTCTAAATGGGGTTGAAATCATGAAACTGAACAATTCCTTAGGAAATTTGAGCGAGGCAACCTCAGATTTAAACGCAACTAAGGGAGGTAACGTGATTGTGATAGTAGGTGTAAGTATTGGTGTGTTAATTATTGTTGCATTGGTTGGTATTTTCTTTTGGATGatcagaagaaaaagaaaaaaaatagcaccactgaaaaATTTGAAGACAAAGACCTCTTTGTTTGTGACTAGTGGAAATGCCAAAACCACCGGAGGTAAGCATGATGCAGACTCGACGTATTGGTTTCCCATTGTTGCTATTGAAGAGGCCACAAACAACTTTGATGAGACTCGGGTGATAGGAATTGGTGGCTTTGGGAAGGTTTACTTGGGAGTCCTACGCGATGGAACAAAAGTGGCCGTTAAGCGGTCAAATCCTCAGTCCAAGCAAGGCCTTGCAGAGTTCCAAACTGAAATTGAGCTGCTATCTCAATTTCGTCATCGCCATTTGGTTTCTTTAATTGGGTATTGTGATGAAAAGAATGAGATGATTTTGATTTATGAATACATGGAGAATGGCACTCTCAAAAGTCATTTATACGGTTGCGAGTTGCCGAGCTTGAGTTGGAAGGAGAGGCTTGAGATATGCATTGGATCAGCTAGAGGTCTTCACTATCTTCACACTGGTTCTATAAAACCAGTTATTCATCGTGATGTAAAGTCTGCAAATATTTTGCTTGATGAACACCTTATTGCTAGGGTTGCAGATTTTGGGCTTTCAAGGACAATACCTGAGAATGATCAAACCCATGTGAGTACCGCAGTGAGAGGGACATTTGGCTACCTTGATCCTGAATATTTTAAAAGGCGACGACTAACAGCAAAATCTGATGTGTATTCATTTGGGGTGGTTTTATTTGAAGTTCTTTGTGCAAGACCCGTGTTAGACTCATCCCTTTCTGAGGAAATGGAGGATTTAGCTGAGTGGGTGATGAAGAAGCAGAAGACAGGACAATTGGAGCAAATAATAGATCCTAACCTTGTGGGAAAAATAAAACAAGATTCACTTAGGAAGTTTGTTGAAACAGCTGAGAAATGCTTGGCTGACCATGGTGCCGATAGACCTTCTATGGAAGAAGTTTTGTATAATCTAGAGCATGCACTTCAACTTGAGGAGATTGTTGTTGAAGCAGATAGTTCCAACTATATTGATGCTTCTACTAATATAGATCAATTTGAAGCATCTAGTAGATATGATTGA